Proteins encoded by one window of Toxotes jaculatrix isolate fToxJac2 chromosome 22, fToxJac2.pri, whole genome shotgun sequence:
- the large1 gene encoding LOW QUALITY PROTEIN: LARGE xylosyl- and glucuronyltransferase 1 (The sequence of the model RefSeq protein was modified relative to this genomic sequence to represent the inferred CDS: inserted 3 bases in 2 codons; deleted 1 base in 1 codon) codes for MLVMCRGRRKFLAASLALVFIPALTWLYLSVGSFQVKPLPLSPLEVQSSTPVGGAGERQALELRVRAVEEENRALRRELSRPPRSPSARLPSGSHRGNQNRTHSEEGTGDNEGQKAAAVGNSSDCVQQPVVDKCETIHVAIVCAGYNASRDVVTLVKSVLFHRRNPLHFHFITDSIAQQILSSLFHTWMVPAVRVDFYDADELKSEVSWIPNKHYSGIYGLMKLVLTKTLPSDLQRVIVLDTDITFATDIAELWAVFHKFKGMQCSGLVENQSDWYLGNLWKNHRPWPALGRGFNTGVILLLLDRLRKLRWEQMWRLTAERELMSMLSTSLADQDIFNAVIKQNPFLVHQLPCFWNVQLSDHTRSEKCYKDVSDLKVIHWNSPKKLRVKNKHVEFFRNLYLTFLEYDGNLLRRELFGAVPARXDHNSENLQKTLSELDEDDPCYEFRRERFTVHRTHLYFLHYEYEPSSDNTDVTLVXQLSMDRLQMLEAICKHWEGPISLALYLSDAEAQQFLRYAQGSEVLMSRGNVGYHIVYKEGQFYPVNLLRNVAMRQVNTPYMFLSDIDFLPMYGLYEYLRKSVVQLDMANTKKALVVPAFETLRYRLSYPKSKAELLSQLDMGTLFTFRYHVWTKGHAPTNFAKWRTATTPYRVQWEADFEPYVMVRRDSPEYDRRFVGFGWNKVAHIMELDAQEYEFVVLPNAYMIHMPHAPSFDITKFRSNKQYRVCLKTLKEEFQQNMSRRYGFAALKYMTAENNS; via the exons TGAagcccctccctctgtctccgcTGGAAGTCCAGTCCTCGACGCCGGTGGGCGGAGCCGGCGAGCGGCAGGCCTTAGAGCTGCGGGTCCgggcggtggaggaggagaaccgGGCGCTGCGCCGGGAGCTCAGCCGGCCACCCAGGAGCCCGTCGGCGCGCCTTCCGAGCGGCAGTCACCGTGGCAACCAAAACCGAACCCATTCAGAGGAGGGCACCGGCGACAATGAGGGCCAGAAAGCCGCTGCAGTGGGAAACAGCTCCGACTGTGTGCAGCAGCCAGTGGTGGATAAATGTGAG ACCATCCACGTGGCCATCGTATGTGCGGGTTACAATGCCAGTCGAGATGTGGTGACCCTGGTTAAGTCGGTCCTGTTCCACAG acGGAACCCTCTACATTTCCATTTCATCACAGACTCCATTGCTCAGCAGATCCTGTCCTCTCTGTTCCATACCTGGATGGTTCCTGCCGTCAGGGTCGACTTCTACGACGCAGACGAGCTGAAA tctgagGTGTCATGGATCCCTAACAAACATTACTCTGGGATCTACGGTCTGATGAAGCTGGTGCTCACCAAGACGCTGCCGTCCGACCTGCAGAGAGTCATCGTCCTGGACACAGATATCACCTTTGCCACTGATATCGCTGAACTTTGGGCTGTTTTCCACAAATTCAAAG GGATGCAGT GTTCTGGTCTGGTGGAGAACCAGAGTGACTGGTACCTGGGGAACCTGTGGAAGAACCATCGACCCTGGCCGGCTCTGGGCAGAGGCTTCAACACCG GGGTGATTTTGCTTCTCCTGGATCGGCTACGGAAACTCAGGTGGGAGCAGATGTGGAGGttgactgcagagagagaactAATGAGCATGCTGTCCACCTCGCTGGCAGACCAG gacatCTTCAACGCTGTGATCAAACAGAACCCGTTCCTGGTTCACCAGCTGCCGTGCTTCTGGAACGTCCAGCTGTCCGATCACACTCGCTCCGAGAAGTGCTACAAAGACGTTTCGGACCTCAAG GTGATCCACTGGAACTCTCCCAAGAAGCTGCGGGTGAAGAACAAGCACGTGGAGTTCTTTCGGAACCTCTATCTAACCTTCCTGGAGTACGACGGCAACCTGCTGCGGCGAGAGCTGTTTGGGGCTGTCCCAGCGAG CGACCACAACAGCGAGAAC CTCCAGAAGACTCTGTCGGAGCTGGACGAGGACGACCCTTGCTACGAGTTTCGCCGAGAGCGATTCACCGTCCACCGA ACGCACCTCTACTTCCTCCACTACGAGTACGAACCCAGCTCTGACAACACGGACGTCACCCTGG GCCAGCTGTCTATGGACAG GCTCCAGATGTTGGAGGCCATCTGCAAACACTGGGAAGGCCCCATCAGCCTGGCCCTGTACCTGTCGGACGCCGAGGCCCAGCAGTTCCTGCGCTACGCTCAGGGCTCCGAGGTGCTGATGAGCCGCGGGAACGTAGGTTACCACATCGTCTACAAAGAGGGGCAGTTCTACCCGGTCAACCTGCTGCGTAACGTGGCCATGCGGCAGGTCAACACGCCCTACATGTTCCTGTCAGACATCGACTTCCTGCCCATGTACGGCCTCTACGAGTATCTCAG gaaGTCAGTGGTGCAGCTAGACATGGCCAACACCAAGAAAGCTCTGGTGGTTCCAGCCTTTGAGACGCTGCGATATCGCCTGTCCTACCCAAAATCCAAGGCCGAGCTGCTGTCTCAGCTGGACATGGGTACACTCTTCACCTTCAG GTATCACGTGTGGACTAAAGGCCACGCACCAACTAACTTTGCCAAATGGCGGACAGCCACCACGCCCTACAGGGTGCAGTGGGAGGCGGACTTTGAGCCCTACGTCATGGTGAGGAGGGACAGCCCCGAGTACGACCGCCGCTTTGTGGGCTTCGGCTGGAACAAGGTGGCTCACATCATGGAACTGGATGCGCAG GAGTATGAGTTTGTGGTTCTGCCCAACGCCTACATGATCCACATGCCTCACGCGCCCAGCTTCGACATCACCAAGTTCCGTTCCAATAAGCAGTACCGGGTCTGTCTCAAGACCCTGAAGGAGGAGTTCCAGCAGAACATGTCGCGGCGCTACGGCTTCGCCGCCCTCAAGTACATGACGGCCGAGAACAACAGCTAG